TATCCCTATTGTGTTATTTTCccccaaagaaaaaaacatgacctGGGAAGAAAGCATGCCAACATTGTTCAACTACTCACCCATAGAGCCAACTCAAGTCTTTGAGATAGAAGATGAGGACCCCTCAACTGTGAGTTTGTCACCTACGTCGTCAGCAACGCCGTCACCACTACCGTCCCCGGTGTGTGATTGTGGGGAGTGTACCGGGTGCGCCCCCTTACCGGAGCTGCCGGCGAATGTCAGCTACTACCCGAATTCATGGCCCGTGGATTGGACCAGCTGTACTtccacacactgcagacactgCGGTACCTACAAAGAGTTACTTAACTCAACGTTATTTCCTGCTCCTTCAGATGCGCCTGAATCAGCCCAGCATTCCCCGCCCCCACCCGAGGCCTCGCCGGCTGAGGAGAGTGGCTCTGACGTCACAGATGGATTATTATCGAGTTTATTGCTGGACGTCGTAAAGGCATTGGTCAGTCGTTTGCTGCAAATAACTCTGTACACACACCAGAAAGATATCTGCTACGGCTGTGTCATAGACCACCCGAGTCAGACTCAACATGAGTGTCTCTGGGGGATCCCGGAACATTTCCTTTGGACCCACTTTGACGAGGTGAAGAGAAGGCTGTGGAACGTGAAATTAATCCCCGCTGTGCTCCGACTTCTGGATTCCTACGGCCTGCATGCGTCAGAGA
Above is a genomic segment from Anabas testudineus chromosome 11, fAnaTes1.2, whole genome shotgun sequence containing:
- the LOC113154269 gene encoding uncharacterized protein LOC113154269 — encoded protein: MTWEESMPTLFNYSPIEPTQVFEIEDEDPSTVSLSPTSSATPSPLPSPVCDCGECTGCAPLPELPANVSYYPNSWPVDWTSCTSTHCRHCGTYKELLNSTLFPAPSDAPESAQHSPPPPEASPAEESGSDVTDGLLSSLLLDVVKALVSRLLQITLYTHQKDICYGCVIDHPSQTQHECLWGIPEHFLWTHFDEVKRRLWNVKLIPAVLRLLDSYGLHASESKIQGVIETFLYEWKQKPNIINEIAEINEGLVGDDLEKQTRIDEAVAIWQG